From Coffea arabica cultivar ET-39 chromosome 10e, Coffea Arabica ET-39 HiFi, whole genome shotgun sequence, one genomic window encodes:
- the LOC113711081 gene encoding tubby-like F-box protein 5: protein MSLKSIFRELRGISSGRETNWRKQGEKKSVLGCGRSHIAPESPQPSVFAVVQQSRWANLPIELLFDIIRRVESSETSWPARRDVVVCAAVCRSWREVTKEVVRTPEQCGLLTFPMSLKQPGPRDYPIQCFIRRERGTSTFRLYLGLSPALSGNASKLLLAAKKIRRATKTDFVISYSADDYSRANDYYVGKLRSNFLGTKFIVYDSYPACNSPVSSSGQSHVRIPSKKVLPRLPLGNYSTASICYELNVLRTRGPRRMHCTMHSIPASTLQEGGATPAPEAFRNCLDGESSSCSFVKGSTQESTFIKLPLPPESIQSTKNPLVLRNKAPRWHEQLQCWCLNFKGRVTVASVKNFQLVAAMNPSEIIPVEEQDKVILQFGKIGKDIFTMDYRYPLSAFQAFAICLSSFDTKPACE, encoded by the exons ATGTCGTTGAAGTCCATTTTTAGAGAGCTTAGGGGAATAAGCAGTGGCAGAGAGACTAATTGGAGGAAGCAAGGGGAGAAGAAGTCTGTCCTAGGCTGCGGGAGATCACATATAGCTCCTGAAAGTCCACAACCATCCGTATTTGCAGTTGTTCAACAAAGTCGGTGGGCGAATTTGCCTATCGAGTTGCTTTTTGATATCATTCGCAGAGTTGAGTCCAGTGAGACCTCATGGCCTGCCAGAAGGGATGTGGTTGTTTGTGCTGCTGTTTGCCGGTCCTGGAGAGAAGTAACTAAGGAAGTTGTTAGGACCCCTGAGCAATGTGGCTTGCTCACCTTTCCCATGTCACTGAAGCAG CCTGGGCCAAGGGATTATCCAATCCAATGCTTTATCAGAAGAGAAAGAGGAACTTCGACATTTCGcttgtatcttggattgagtcCTG CACTTTCAGGAAATGCTAGTAAACTGTTGTTAGCGGCTAAAAAGATTAGAAGAGCCACAAAGACTGATTTTGTGATATCCTATTCTGCTGATGATTATTCTCGAGCTAATGATTATTACGTTGGAAAGTTGAG gtccaatttcctTGGCACCAAGTTTATTGTGTACGACTCTTATCCTGCATGCAACTCTCCAGTCTCTTCAAGTGGCCAATCACATGTAAGGATCCCTTCAAAGAAGGTCCTGCCAAGGTTACCTCTTGGAAACTACAGTACAGCTTCTATATGCTATGAGCTGAATGTTCTTCGCACAAGAGGGCCAAGAAGAATGCATTGCACCATGCATTCAATTCCTGCCTCTACACTTCAAGAAGGGGGTGCTACTCCAGCTCCAGAAGCATTTAGGAATTGCCTGGATGGAGAATCCTCTTCTTGTTCATTTGTAAAAGGGAGTACTCAAGAATCAactttcattaaactccctctgCCCCCAGAATCAATTCAGAGCACTAAGAATCCACTGGTCTTGAGAAACAAGGCGCCTAGATGGCATGAGCAATTGCAATGCTGGTGCCTAAATTTCAAAGGGCGTGTTACTGTGGCCTCTGTCAAGAACTTTCAGCTGGTGGCAGCCATGAATCCATCTGAGATTATTCCAGTTGAAGAACAAGATAAGGTGATCCTACAATTTGGAAAGATTGGAAAGGATATCTTTACAATGGACTATCGATACCCCCTCTCTGCCTTCCAGGCCTTCGCAATCTGTTTAAGCAGCTTTGACACTAAACCAGCATGCGAGTAG
- the LOC113711080 gene encoding uncharacterized protein has product MADQRPAFRFRLPWLPAAPPPRPTFPPRPPAQPTPATTPSQTMPQTTATPAPPQPSVTATPPPTMPQTAATTEAPPQPSVTITPPPTTPQTAATTEAPPQPSISTTAPPAMPQTAETQIPSQPSTTTTPAPTTQTAERATVTQPTITTRPTQTPTPQAPERPPYRPPAVAPAQGPHLQSQTSRTESQPSSPSPAITQPRVPSQPASLSRVDTQSRAPSQPSAPPHAAPQQEAVSLPSSPSRRSTELPSTPQTATQPRSPSLAPIQAGQTSPPPPPSSTTAQRQPTTAAATQLASPLKTEQSPTQKNSQSSASSTEGFSPSDKQEPKSAVSESLPLEFQPKTAVPADNIHDSQDRAPIKTIVQPNEMTQRPLKESGKIAADVFTTTKGPETPVVTQKSTSSTVNGEPESFSKDMKPEEPKEVKEVMQDIKDKAHDRARHIGSDLKVEQGQTVQTKDLSTIPFQSEQAQKTIARKEMTATSASNGKENKIPTAHPRNKTMLADSQQKQSNSSGDHRSLHKEIRDDISKLVNKMAIGDSKHSIDDRPVSVITLAGENRGASMHVGFDTSKKEGSIHIRRGYKIKPDDSTEATTDGEESFNRQSDNSNAKEDQASEAYVNSNAQGINNSILFNTSITEGNPGVHLIHSHCPTELKKLSQKPELIETRKAEFNMTPSQKLTQEPTVRRRCLRGLFLESSDSDLDAAKPRRHGCRVGCKEKSKENNIDAH; this is encoded by the coding sequence ATGGCAGACCAAAGACCAGCATTCCGCTTTCGTCTTCCCTGGTTACCAGCTGCACCACCCCCACGTCCAACATTTCCCCCCAGGCCACCGGCCCAGCCTACTCCTGCTACGACCCCGTCCCAAACAATGCCACAAACAACTGCAACCCCAGCCCCTCCCCAGCCCTCCGTCACTGCCACCCCTCCCCCAACCATGCCACAAACAGCTGCAACAACCGAAGCCCCTCCCCAGCCCTCCGTCACCATCACCCCTCCCCCAACCACGCCACAAACAGCTGCAACAACTGAAGCCCCTCCCCAGCCCTCCATCTCTACCACCGCTCCCCCTGCAATGCCTCAAACAGCTGAAACCCAAATCCCTTCCCAGCCGAGCACCACTACAACCCCTGCTCCCACTACTCAAACGGCTGAAAGAGCAACAGTTACCCAGCCTACGATAACTACAAGACCTACCCAGACACCCACTCCACAGGCACCTGAAAGGCCACCATACAGGCCTCCAGCCGTAGCCCCAGCACAGGGCCCTCATCTTCAATCtcagacatccagaactgaatcGCAGCCTTCATCACCATCTCCTGCCATCACTCAACCCAGAGTCCCTTCTCAGCCAGCGTCTCTGTCTCGTGTAGACACTCAATCGCGAGCTCCTTCCCAGCCCTCGGCTCCACCTCATGCAGCCCCTCAACAAGAAGCTGTATCTCTACCCTCATCTCCATCTCGCAGATCAACCGAGCTCCCATCAACACCCCAAACAGCCACACAGCCCAGGTCCCCTTCATTAGCCCCTATCCAGGCAGGCCAGACATCTCCACCTCCTCCTCCATCTAGCACAACTGCTCAACGGCAACCCACAACAGCAGCTGCCACCCAGCTTGCTTCTCCACTGAAAACAGAGCAAAGCCCAACTCAGAAGAACTCTCAATCTTCTGCCAGTTCCACTGAAGGTTTTTCTCCCTCTGATAAACAAGAACCAAAATCAGCAGTATCCGAATCACTTCCTCTTGAATTTCAGCCAAAGACAGCAGTCCCTGCAGATAACATTCATGACTCTCAAGATCGAGCCCCAATTAAAACCATTGTTCAACCCAATGAGATGACACAGCGGCCTTTAAAAGAATCAGGGAAAATAGCAGCAGACGTGTTCACTACTACTAAAGGTCCAGAAACACCTGTTGTAACACAGAAATCAACTTCTTCGACTGTCAATGGTGAACCTGAATCATTCTCTAAAGATATGAAACCAGAGGAACCCAAAGAGGTGAAGGAAGTCATGCAAGACATTAAAGACAAGGCACATGACAGAGCCAGGCATATAGGAAGTGACCTTAAGGTGGAACAGGGGCAGACAGTGCAGACTAAAGACCTATCTACCATTCCATTTCAGTCAGAACAAGCACAGAAGACTATTGCCAGAAAGGAGATGACAGCAACATCTGCTTCTAAtggcaaagaaaacaaaataccaACCGCCCATCCAAGAAACAAAACCATGTTGGCTGACAGTCAACAGAAACAAAGTAACTCCAGTGGAGACCATAGGTCCCTGCACAAAGAGATCAGAGACGACATTTCAAAGCTTGTTAATAAGATGGCTATTGGGGATTCCAAGCACTCCATAGATGACAGGCCAGTGAGTGTAATCACTCTTGCTGGTGAAAATAGGGGAGCATCAATGCATGTAGGCTTTGACACATCAAAGAAAGAAGGGTCAATCCACATTCGCAGAGGCTATAAGATCAAACCTGATGACAGTACCGAAGCAACAACTGATGGAGAGGAGAGTTTCAACAGACAATCTGACAACTCAAATGCCAAAGAAGATCAAGCATCAGAGGCATATGTGAACAGCAATGCACAGGGTATCAACAACTCAATTTTATTCAACACATCCATAACGGAAGGAAATCCTGGTGTCCACCTGATTCACTCGCATTGTCCAACAGAATTAAAGAAGCTGTCTCAAAAACCAGAGCTCATTGAGACACGAAAGGCTGAATTCAACATGACCCCCTCCCAAAAACTTACTCAAGAGCCTACAGTCAGAAGAAGATGTCTCAGAGGCCTGTTTCTGGAGTCAAGTGATTCTGACTTGGATGCTGCGAAGCCTCGACGTCATGGTTGTCGTGTTGGCTGCAAGGAGAAGAGTAAAGAGAACAACATTGATGCTCACTGA
- the LOC113712054 gene encoding CBS domain-containing protein CBSX3, mitochondrial isoform X2, with amino-acid sequence MNSFCGRINMQGFLQAIRSYQEKLLGHSLLRSSTAMKNNLLRLGSISSYLTVEEGTRPAEESSPMQHKGLENVTVAEVLMTKGGEKAGSWLSCRADDTVYDAVKQMAQNNIGSLVVLKPGQQQLIAGILTERDYLRKVVVQDRSSKYTRVGEIMTDQDNLVTVTSDTNILHAMQLMTVLMRSRKPHTTCPCHRWKDRGNDIHCRCCSSSGGAAKWRYEAAE; translated from the exons ATGAACTCTTTTTGTGGCAGAATCAACATGCAAGGTTTCCTACAAGCCATTAGATCTTACCAAGAAAAGCTATTAGGGCATTCACTTTTGAGGAGTTCAACTGCAATGAAAAACAATCTCTTGCGACTTGGTTCCATCAGCTCTTATCTGACAGTTGAAGAGGGCACAAGGCCAGCGGAGGAGTCTTCACCCATGCAACACAAAGGGTTGGAGAATGTAACAGTAGCAGAAGTACTAATGACAAAGGGAGGCGAAAAGGCTGGATCTTGGCTCAGCTGTCGCGCCGACGACACAGTATATGATGCTGTGAAGCAA ATGGCACAAAATAATATTGGATCTTTGGTGGTTCTCAAACCAGGACAGCAACAACTCATCGCTGGCATTCTTACGGAGAGGG ATTACTTGCGAAAGGTAGTTGTGCAGGATAGGTCATCTAAATACACAAGAGTCGGGGAGATCATGACTGATCAG GATAATTTAGTAACAGTGACGTCTGATACAAACATCCTCCACGCGATGCAACTCATGACCG TTTTGATGCGTTCCAGAAAACCACATACGACATGTCCCTGTCATAGATGGAAAGATCGCGGGAATGATATCCATTGTAGATGTTGTTCGAGCAGTGGTGGAGCAGCAAAGTGGAGATATGAAGCGGCTGAATGA
- the LOC113712054 gene encoding CBS domain-containing protein CBSX3, mitochondrial isoform X1, whose amino-acid sequence MNSFCGRINMQGFLQAIRSYQEKLLGHSLLRSSTAMKNNLLRLGSISSYLTVEEGTRPAEESSPMQHKGLENVTVAEVLMTKGGEKAGSWLSCRADDTVYDAVKQMAQNNIGSLVVLKPGQQQLIAGILTERDYLRKVVVQDRSSKYTRVGEIMTDQDNLVTVTSDTNILHAMQLMTENHIRHVPVIDGKIAGMISIVDVVRAVVEQQSGDMKRLNEFIRGEYY is encoded by the exons ATGAACTCTTTTTGTGGCAGAATCAACATGCAAGGTTTCCTACAAGCCATTAGATCTTACCAAGAAAAGCTATTAGGGCATTCACTTTTGAGGAGTTCAACTGCAATGAAAAACAATCTCTTGCGACTTGGTTCCATCAGCTCTTATCTGACAGTTGAAGAGGGCACAAGGCCAGCGGAGGAGTCTTCACCCATGCAACACAAAGGGTTGGAGAATGTAACAGTAGCAGAAGTACTAATGACAAAGGGAGGCGAAAAGGCTGGATCTTGGCTCAGCTGTCGCGCCGACGACACAGTATATGATGCTGTGAAGCAA ATGGCACAAAATAATATTGGATCTTTGGTGGTTCTCAAACCAGGACAGCAACAACTCATCGCTGGCATTCTTACGGAGAGGG ATTACTTGCGAAAGGTAGTTGTGCAGGATAGGTCATCTAAATACACAAGAGTCGGGGAGATCATGACTGATCAG GATAATTTAGTAACAGTGACGTCTGATACAAACATCCTCCACGCGATGCAACTCATGACCG AAAACCACATACGACATGTCCCTGTCATAGATGGAAAGATCGCGGGAATGATATCCATTGTAGATGTTGTTCGAGCAGTGGTGGAGCAGCAAAGTGGAGATATGAAGCGGCTGAATGAATTCATTAGGGGTGAATACTATTAG
- the LOC113712054 gene encoding CBS domain-containing protein CBSX3, mitochondrial isoform X3: MQGFLQAIRSYQEKLLGHSLLRSSTAMKNNLLRLGSISSYLTVEEGTRPAEESSPMQHKGLENVTVAEVLMTKGGEKAGSWLSCRADDTVYDAVKQMAQNNIGSLVVLKPGQQQLIAGILTERDYLRKVVVQDRSSKYTRVGEIMTDQDNLVTVTSDTNILHAMQLMTENHIRHVPVIDGKIAGMISIVDVVRAVVEQQSGDMKRLNEFIRGEYY; the protein is encoded by the exons ATGCAAGGTTTCCTACAAGCCATTAGATCTTACCAAGAAAAGCTATTAGGGCATTCACTTTTGAGGAGTTCAACTGCAATGAAAAACAATCTCTTGCGACTTGGTTCCATCAGCTCTTATCTGACAGTTGAAGAGGGCACAAGGCCAGCGGAGGAGTCTTCACCCATGCAACACAAAGGGTTGGAGAATGTAACAGTAGCAGAAGTACTAATGACAAAGGGAGGCGAAAAGGCTGGATCTTGGCTCAGCTGTCGCGCCGACGACACAGTATATGATGCTGTGAAGCAA ATGGCACAAAATAATATTGGATCTTTGGTGGTTCTCAAACCAGGACAGCAACAACTCATCGCTGGCATTCTTACGGAGAGGG ATTACTTGCGAAAGGTAGTTGTGCAGGATAGGTCATCTAAATACACAAGAGTCGGGGAGATCATGACTGATCAG GATAATTTAGTAACAGTGACGTCTGATACAAACATCCTCCACGCGATGCAACTCATGACCG AAAACCACATACGACATGTCCCTGTCATAGATGGAAAGATCGCGGGAATGATATCCATTGTAGATGTTGTTCGAGCAGTGGTGGAGCAGCAAAGTGGAGATATGAAGCGGCTGAATGAATTCATTAGGGGTGAATACTATTAG
- the LOC113712696 gene encoding uncharacterized protein: MHLKNLICRQTFNNISKFNRRKVSSLPRPLFNSRNANFSTSSSLAYRSNNSTRAEVDNFVQPSWIFNRCISTSQGALLRDSSSKDDELEEDEATNEFLSRFVWIMRGKLSEAYPESDRKTIDAMLLIIVEKVVSEMEKGGVEGMTGTAAATPSEDFSEDLWRTVWEVSQVVLEDMQKAQKKEKMKKFLQSDDVKEMCRFAGEIGIRGDMLRELRFKWAREKMEQTEFYEGLEKLKEEAKEGREEVKSESRATEEDGVFLGAGSDDSVNEEVPNVVTLPKRHGKLKYKIYGLDLSDSKWAEVADKIHRTEEVILPQEPQPISGKCKILTDKILSLQIEDDPSQLLAEWVELLQPGRIDWITLLDKLKERSTGLYLKIAELILGEESFQANIRDYSKLVDAHACENRSEDVERILKKMNENGISPDVLTLTTLVHMYTKAGNLDRAKETFESLKHQGLHPDMRVCNSMITSYINAGLPKSGESLMRDLEKWDIKPTEEIYMALLKSFSQLGDVNGAVRIASSMHFAGIQPNLESCTLVIEAYAKTGDLNKARQNFDNIIKLGLKPDDRCTASMIAAYARKNLLDKALHLLLQLEKDGFEPGVATYSVFVDWLGKLQMVDEAEQLLNKIAELGEAPPFNVHISLCEMYSRAGIEKKALQALGVMEAKKDQLGKEGFTRIIQGLNDGGFVEDAKRMLALMKAEGISVPESLQISMMSSTIGLKTQGKR, encoded by the exons ATGCATCTCAAGAACCTCATTTGCAGGCAAACATTcaacaatatatcaaaattcAATCGCAGAAAAGTTTCGTCTTTACCGCGACCATTGTTTAATTCCAGAAATGCCAACTTCAGTACTTCTTCTTCCCTCGCCTACCGATCAAATAATTCAACAAGAGCTGAAGTCGATAACTTTGTTCAGCCCAGTTGGATTTTCAATAGATGTATCAGCACTTCTCAAGGAGCCCTTTTGAGGGATTCCTCTTCTAAAGACGATGAATTAGAGGAAGATGAGGCTACGAATGAGTTCTTGTCAAGATTTGTTTGGATAATGCGGGGGAAGCTCTCTGAAGCTTATCCGGAAAGTGACAGGAAGACAATCGATGCGATGCTTTTGATTATTGTTGAGAAAGTTGTATCAGAAATGGAAAAAGGTGGTGTTGAAGGAATGACTGGGACAGCTGCGGCCACCCCTTCTGAAGATTTTAGTGAAGATTTGTGGAGAACTGTTTGGGAGGTTAGTCAAGTGGTTTTGGAAGATATGCAGAAAGCccagaagaaggaaaagatgaAGAAATTTTTGCAGTCTGACGATGTGAAAGAAATGTGTAGGTTTGCAGGGGAAATTGGGATCAGAGGAGATATGCTTAGGGAGCTTAGGTTCAAATGGGCTCGCGAGAAAATGGAGCAAACTGAGTTTTACGAGGGTTTGGAAAAGTTAAAGGAGGAGGCTAAAGAAGGTCGAGAAGAAGTAAAATCAGAAAGCAGGGCTACTGAGGAAGACGGGGTTTTTCTTGGTGCTGGCTCAGATGATAGTGTGAATGAGGAGGTGCCTAATGTTGTAACACTTCCCAAGagacatgggaagttgaagtaCAAGATTTATGGTCTTGATTTATCAGATTCTAAGTGGGCTGAAGTGGCTGATAAAATTCATCGAACTGAGGAAGTTATTTTGCCTCAAGAACCACAGCCAATATCTGGGAAATGCAAAATTCTTACAGACAAAATTCTTTCTCTGCAAATCGAAGATGATCCATCTCAGCTTTTAGCTGAATGGGTGGAGCTGCTTCAGCCTGGCAGGATTGACTGGATTACTTTGCTTGACAAATTGAAGGAAAGAAGTACAGGCTTGTACTTGAAG ATTGCAGAGCTTATACTTGGTGAAGAGTCCTTCCAAGCAAACATACGTGACTACTCAAAACTGGTTGATGCCCATGCTTGTGAAAATCGCTCAGAAGATGTTGAGAGAATACTTAAGAAGATGAATGAAAATGGAATTTCACCTGACGTTCTGACATTAACAACTTTGGTCCACATGTACACTAAGGCAGGCAACCTTGACCGTGCCAAAGAGACATTTGAAAGCTTGAAGCATCAAGGATTACACCCAGACATGAGGGTATGCAACTCAATGATCACGTCCTACATCAATGCTGGCCTACCAAAGTCAGGGGAGTCATTAATGAGAGATCTGGAGAAATGGGATATCAAACCAACTGAGGAAATATATATGGCGTTACTTAAATCATTTTCTCAGCTTGGTGACGTTAATGGTGCTGTGAGAATTGCTTCCAGTATGCATTTTGCTGGGATCCAGCCTAATTTGGAGTCTTGTACATTGGTTATTGAAGCATATGCAAAAACTGGTGACCTTAATAAAGCGAGGCAAAATTTTGATAACATTATTAAACTCGGACTTAAGCCAGATGATAGGTGCACCGCTAGCATGATTGCTGCTTATGCGAGGAAGAATTTATTGGATAAAGCTTTGCATCTTCTGTTGCAGCTGGAAAAGGACGGCTTTGAGCCTGGGGTTGCTACTTACTCTGTTTTCGTGGATTGGTTAGGTAAATTGCAAATGGTTGATGAAGCCGAACAATTATTGAATAAGATAGCCGAGCTGGGCGAGGCTCCTCCTTTTAATGTTCACATCAGCCTTTGTGAGATGTATTCGAGGGCTGGGATTGAGAAGAAGGCTCTTCAGGCTTTAGGAGTCATGGAGGCTAAGAAGGATCAGTTAGGGAAAGAAGGGTTTACGAGGATTATACAAGGGCTCAATGATGGAGGATTTGTTGAAGATGCTAAAAGGATGCTTGCGTTGATGAAAGCTGAAGGAATTTCAGTTCCTGAATCACTCCAAATATCGATGATGTCATCAACCATAGGCCTCAAGACGCAAGGAAAGAGATAG